From Mycobacterium colombiense CECT 3035:
GACAATGGGTTAGCGCGCTTACAGCGGACGGCAGGTCCTGAGATAACTGAGGAACGAGGCCTGCAAGCCGGTGACGTGCGTTTCGTGCAGGATCTCGCTGGTGACCGCTTCGCCGCGCGAGGTGAGGAGATGACGGATCGTGGCCGTGTTCTTCGCGAGGCGTTGGTAAACGGCAAGGTCACCGAGAAGCTCTCGGTCGTTGAAGGTCAGGTGAAGCTTGGCGGCACGCCGGCTGTCACCCATCTCGTCGATCTGGGCGAAGATCTGACTGTCTTCGGCGATGACGCCGGGGCTGCCCGCTCCGATGCTCTCGAAGAGGGCGGTGCCGGTGAGCCAGGTGTAGAGGCTGAAAAGTCCGCCGTAGGAGTAGCCGAAGAGGCCGTGACCGCGTCTGGCGGTGCCGTAGTCGTGCTCGATCCGTGGGTGTAGTTCCGCGGCGAGGAACCTCAGAAACGCATCGGCGTGGGTGTCGCGCAATTCGGCGAGATAGGCGTCGGCCTCCTCGCGTGTCCTCGCACCCGCTTCCACTCCCATCTCCACGGCATCGATGAGCTCCTCCGCGATCGGCTCGCCGGGTGGAACAAAGTCTCTGTTGCGCAGCCGATCCCAGTCACGTGCTTGCTCGCCCGCGTAGCCAACGCTGACCTGGATGTAGGGCTGGATCCGTTGCATGGGGTCCATCTGGGTGACGATCAGCGGAGCCGTCAGACCCACAGCCCAGTTCCCGTCGAGCACATACACCACAGGCACTTGCGTCGCGGCGCGGTCGGAGCCCGGTGGCGTGGTAACCCAGACGCCGTAGTCATGCCCACCGCTGGAACGCATCTCGAAATAGTCGGTGTCGGCGAGACAGCCTTGCCACATGGAGCTCATCCAAAGTCCTTCACGCTGCGCCGTCCGATTGTCTCGTGCAAGCGAACGCGATGCGCCGCTCCTGTCGGCCCCATGTACCCATGACTATCAGTGTGCAGCAACAGGAAGCGACGGACGGGGAGTGGTGTGAGCGTTAGCCACGCATCCGATGACCTGTAGGTGCCACAGGCCGGGATCGCTGGCGTCGACTACCCCCTCGTGGATGAAAGCTACAACCGTCCAACGAGCACGATGGTGTTCAGGCGCGGCGTTCGGCGGCGGAGATGCCGCCTTTGAGGAGCTCGTCGATGACCTTCTTGAACACCGGCAGCATCAGCCGGTCAACACCGGCGATCTTCAGCGTTGACCGTAGATGCCAGCTGACCTCGGTCCCTGTGTCTGCTTCACGCAGCTGGATCGTGCCGATGTGATTCCGGGTCGGTGCGCCCGAGAGCATCTTGTACGCGTAGCGGGTGGGTCGCTCATATTCGATGACCTCCTCGACGAATGGGGGTCCGATCACCACCAGACGTCTGATCGCGCCGACACCGTTTGGTGCGGGGGTTCCCTCTCGATCGAGCGTGCTGCGCCGGCATGCCCACACGTAGTCCGCGATCCCGCGGTGGTCGGTCATGGCGTCGAACACGGTCTCGATCGGCGCCGTCGAGGTCCGGGTAAGGGTGAACTCGATCATCCGCACCCCATGCTGCCCGTGCGCGCTGCCAGTATCCGGTTGTCCGCCGTCATGATCCGTCCCCTCTCGCTACGGAGAACATAGCCCCATGGCCTGAAGCTCATCGAGGCCGCACAAGCCCGCTGGCGTGAAGTCAACGCATCGGAAACGGGTCGCCCTGCCGAACCTCTTCGACAGGCTGTGCAGGGCGTGGCTAAGCGCAATGTAGGTGAGGATTTCGGTATCCCACCCGCAGGCTCCTTGGCGATACCGCAAAGATCTCAGTTGGGGTGGGGGTCGATGGAGTTGGATGTTATGGGGGTGGGCCAATCGACGGGCGATTCGCGCAGTGACGAGATGTCGGGCAGCGGCTTGCGGCACAGCGCGCTGGCCTGCTTGGGCGTCATGCCGAGCGTCCGCAGGACACGTTCGGCCACCGCGTCGACGGTGGCATCGGTGTCACGTTCGGGACGCTCGCGCAGCAGCGTGGTCAGGCCGATGAACATGCCCCCGGCGATCGCCAAGCCCAGTTCAGCATCGCCAATCGTGAACCGCCCCTGATCGATCGCCGCGGCGATGTCGCGACGCGCCCGCGGAGACAATCCGCGGTCAGACAGGATGAGTGAATCTCCGTGCGCCAGCAGCAGCGCGGCCTCCTGCGGGCGGTAACGGAACAGTCGCCCGCTCAGTCGGTAGTTGGCGGCAAAGGCTTCGGCTGGGTCGGAGATCGATCCGGTGAAGCCGTCGAGCAGGGCGCCGAGATCATCGAGGGCGTCGGTCACGGCCGCGGCGAACAGCTCCTCCTTGCTCGAGAAGTGGTTGTAGAAGGACCCCATACCCACATCGGCGGCCTGGGTGATCTCCAGGATGGGAATGCCGATTTTGCCTTGCGCGATAAACCCTTTCGCGGCCCGCACCAGAGCGTTGCGGGTGCGCAGCTTGCGCCGCTCCAGGCGGTTGACCGGCGTGTTCGACAACTCGGCGGCATCGCGCTCGGGCACGTCCATGGGCACAGGTTATCAGTTCGGCTCAATTCTGAGGATATCGTCAGAACTCTTGACTGAGCTTTTATACGTATGTGACGATTTCGTCAGCTTGAAGTGGAGGAAGCAAC
This genomic window contains:
- a CDS encoding SRPBCC family protein, encoding MIEFTLTRTSTAPIETVFDAMTDHRGIADYVWACRRSTLDREGTPAPNGVGAIRRLVVIGPPFVEEVIEYERPTRYAYKMLSGAPTRNHIGTIQLREADTGTEVSWHLRSTLKIAGVDRLMLPVFKKVIDELLKGGISAAERRA
- a CDS encoding alpha/beta hydrolase, with translation MSSMWQGCLADTDYFEMRSSGGHDYGVWVTTPPGSDRAATQVPVVYVLDGNWAVGLTAPLIVTQMDPMQRIQPYIQVSVGYAGEQARDWDRLRNRDFVPPGEPIAEELIDAVEMGVEAGARTREEADAYLAELRDTHADAFLRFLAAELHPRIEHDYGTARRGHGLFGYSYGGLFSLYTWLTGTALFESIGAGSPGVIAEDSQIFAQIDEMGDSRRAAKLHLTFNDRELLGDLAVYQRLAKNTATIRHLLTSRGEAVTSEILHETHVTGLQASFLSYLRTCRPL
- a CDS encoding TetR/AcrR family transcriptional regulator, whose amino-acid sequence is MDVPERDAAELSNTPVNRLERRKLRTRNALVRAAKGFIAQGKIGIPILEITQAADVGMGSFYNHFSSKEELFAAAVTDALDDLGALLDGFTGSISDPAEAFAANYRLSGRLFRYRPQEAALLLAHGDSLILSDRGLSPRARRDIAAAIDQGRFTIGDAELGLAIAGGMFIGLTTLLRERPERDTDATVDAVAERVLRTLGMTPKQASALCRKPLPDISSLRESPVDWPTPITSNSIDPHPN